The Thermoflavifilum sp. genome contains a region encoding:
- a CDS encoding FAD-binding oxidoreductase has product MEEHIVKILSIQRVTHNVKQYRVEKPAGYKFVPGQATEVAIHKPGWEQERRPFTFTSLNDWDFLEFTIKSYHDHAGVTHQLDSLQPGDELILHDVWGAIQYKGEGVFIAGGAGVTPFIAIFRQLYADGKLGNNMLIFSNKTKADIILEDEFRKMLGDRFINTLTQERAEGYDFGKINAEYLKQKIHNFHQHFYVCGPDQMVQDIKSALVQLGASEAAVVVEL; this is encoded by the coding sequence ATGGAAGAACATATCGTCAAAATTCTGTCTATTCAACGTGTTACACACAATGTAAAACAATATCGAGTTGAAAAACCTGCAGGCTACAAATTTGTACCCGGACAGGCTACGGAAGTGGCTATTCATAAGCCAGGATGGGAACAGGAGCGCAGGCCGTTTACATTTACGAGTTTAAACGACTGGGATTTTTTAGAGTTTACCATCAAAAGTTATCATGATCATGCAGGCGTTACCCATCAACTCGATTCCCTGCAACCCGGCGATGAATTGATTTTACACGATGTGTGGGGTGCCATTCAATATAAAGGTGAAGGTGTGTTTATTGCCGGTGGGGCGGGAGTTACACCTTTCATTGCTATTTTCCGGCAATTGTATGCCGATGGAAAATTAGGCAATAACATGTTGATTTTTTCCAATAAAACCAAAGCCGATATTATTCTCGAAGATGAATTCCGCAAGATGCTGGGCGATCGTTTTATCAATACACTGACTCAGGAACGCGCGGAAGGATATGATTTTGGTAAAATCAACGCCGAATATCTCAAGCAAAAGATTCACAATTTTCATCAACACTTTTATGTATGTGGTCCCGATCAAATGGTGCAGGATATCAAATCGGCGCTGGTTCAGCTGGGTGCATCCGAAGCGGCTGTAGTGGTGGAATTGTGA
- the leuD gene encoding 3-isopropylmalate dehydratase small subunit has product MSKRTIQHIVSTAVPLPIENIDTDQIIPARFLKATTREGFGRNLFRDWRYENDDESKPRKDFVLNNPMYGGCILVAGKNFGCGSSREHAAWALVDYGFQVVVSSFFADIFKNNALNNFLLPVQVSDAFLQKLFQAVEQDPQTQIEIDLPEQYIRILASGEREYFDINPYKKACLLNGYDDIDYLLSLDEAIRAYEQQRERV; this is encoded by the coding sequence ATGAGTAAACGTACCATTCAGCATATCGTTTCTACCGCTGTTCCGCTGCCTATCGAAAATATCGATACCGACCAGATCATTCCGGCTCGTTTCCTGAAAGCCACCACACGCGAAGGTTTTGGCAGAAACCTGTTTCGCGACTGGCGTTATGAAAACGATGATGAAAGCAAGCCCAGAAAAGATTTTGTGTTGAACAACCCCATGTATGGCGGCTGTATCCTGGTAGCCGGCAAAAATTTCGGCTGTGGCTCTTCGCGTGAACATGCGGCCTGGGCGCTGGTCGACTATGGTTTTCAGGTGGTGGTGAGCAGCTTTTTCGCCGATATCTTTAAAAACAATGCGTTGAATAATTTTCTACTGCCCGTGCAGGTTTCAGATGCCTTTCTGCAAAAGCTGTTTCAGGCCGTCGAGCAGGATCCGCAAACCCAGATCGAAATAGACCTTCCGGAGCAGTATATCCGCATCCTTGCATCCGGCGAAAGGGAATATTTTGATATCAATCCCTACAAAAAAGCCTGTTTGCTCAACGGTTATGATGATATCGATTATCTGCTGAGCCTGGATGAGGCGATCCGGGCATATGAGCAGCAACGGGAGCGGGTTTAA
- the icd gene encoding NADP-dependent isocitrate dehydrogenase — protein sequence MPEKVTIAHGKLQVPDEPIIPYVEGDGIGPDIWKATVRVMNAAVEKVYHGKRKIHWKEILAGEKAYHATGEWLPQQTIDACREYIIAIKGPLTTPVGEGFRSLNVTLRQELDLYACVRPVKWYPNVPSPLVHPEKVNMVIFRENTEDVYAGIEFAAGAADTSQLKQFLETTLHVRTLPDDTALGIKMISCSRSKRLVRAAIKYALQHHLPSVTMVHKGNIMKYTEGAFRQWGYEVAEQEFAEQTFTWLQYERIKKAQNHEAADKALKIATAQGKVIVKDIIADNFLQQLLLNPQDFSVIATMNLNGDYISDAAAAAVGGIGIAPGANINYETGHAIFEATHGTAPQFANTDSMNPSSLILSGVMMLEYMGWKEAARAIVRGLSMAIMRKKVTIDFYRQMSDATLVHTSEFATEIIRHLDDHRAIAMMEE from the coding sequence ATGCCTGAAAAAGTTACGATAGCCCATGGAAAATTACAGGTGCCGGATGAGCCCATTATTCCGTATGTCGAAGGAGACGGCATAGGCCCTGATATCTGGAAGGCCACAGTACGTGTAATGAATGCAGCCGTTGAAAAAGTTTATCATGGCAAAAGAAAAATTCACTGGAAGGAAATACTGGCCGGTGAAAAAGCTTATCATGCAACGGGTGAATGGTTGCCCCAGCAAACCATTGATGCATGCAGGGAATATATCATCGCCATAAAAGGACCGCTTACTACGCCGGTGGGAGAAGGTTTTCGCTCGTTAAACGTTACACTCAGACAGGAACTTGATTTGTATGCTTGTGTGCGTCCGGTGAAATGGTATCCCAATGTGCCCTCACCTCTGGTGCATCCAGAAAAAGTAAATATGGTGATCTTTCGAGAAAACACAGAAGATGTGTATGCTGGAATTGAATTTGCTGCGGGGGCAGCAGATACCAGCCAACTCAAGCAGTTTCTCGAGACTACCCTGCATGTACGCACTTTGCCCGATGACACTGCGCTTGGTATAAAAATGATTTCCTGTAGCCGCTCTAAAAGGCTGGTGCGCGCGGCCATCAAGTATGCTTTGCAACATCATTTGCCCTCTGTAACCATGGTGCATAAAGGTAATATCATGAAATATACCGAAGGGGCTTTCAGGCAATGGGGTTATGAAGTGGCCGAGCAGGAGTTTGCCGAACAAACATTTACCTGGCTACAATACGAACGCATAAAAAAAGCACAGAATCATGAAGCTGCGGATAAAGCCCTGAAAATAGCTACTGCACAGGGAAAGGTAATTGTGAAGGATATCATTGCCGATAATTTTTTACAACAACTATTGCTGAATCCGCAGGATTTTTCAGTAATCGCCACCATGAATTTAAACGGAGATTATATCAGCGATGCGGCGGCCGCGGCTGTGGGCGGCATTGGCATTGCACCCGGCGCCAATATCAATTACGAAACAGGTCATGCCATCTTCGAAGCTACACATGGCACGGCACCGCAATTTGCGAATACCGACAGCATGAATCCCTCGTCGTTAATCCTGAGTGGCGTGATGATGCTGGAATATATGGGCTGGAAAGAAGCCGCCCGCGCCATTGTAAGAGGCCTATCGATGGCCATCATGCGTAAAAAAGTGACGATCGACTTTTACCGTCAAATGTCTGATGCTACCCTGGTCCATACGAGTGAGTTTGCTACAGAAATCATCCGTCATTTAGACGACCATCGTGCCATCGCCATGATGGAAGAATGA
- a CDS encoding MDR family MFS transporter has translation MPQRAHKSWILAGLMLTMSLAAMDTTIVSTAIPQIVADLGGFASLSWVFSIYLLAQTVTIPIYGKLADMFGRKPILLFGVILFLAGSATSGLAWNMTALILFRGVQGLGAGSIMATVNTLAADLYDIRERAHIQGWLSSVWGMAAIVGPAIGGALVQYASWRWIFFLNVPIGLLASALLAAFLHERITIHQHHIDLAGAMLIFLAASLLILALLENGSSWSWWSLPGLGLPALGLLLMGIFIRIEKRAPEPIIPLWIWKNRIMAGANLSMIGMGAVMMGPSMYLPLFVQAAQGGSAMLAGFILASSSIGWPIASAYSGRLYLRMGFRNAALIGAVLIGLSALTFVWISFPLPVWMLFADQILLGAGFGFLSTPLLVGVQSMVGWQQRGVVTGSNIFARYLGQSLGAAMMGSLFNLSLHHHLQQAPASIGDRLSSSLNTLIQQALQNKLPEQAQHYLSQSIHQATTAIYTVMALGGWLIAAILLRTPARFPIITETTSEQVSTS, from the coding sequence ATGCCTCAACGTGCACATAAAAGCTGGATACTGGCCGGGTTGATGCTTACCATGTCGCTGGCTGCTATGGATACGACCATCGTTTCCACGGCTATCCCGCAAATCGTGGCCGACTTAGGCGGTTTTGCCAGCCTGAGCTGGGTGTTTTCGATTTACCTGCTGGCGCAAACCGTAACGATCCCCATTTATGGTAAGCTGGCCGATATGTTTGGACGAAAACCCATTTTGCTTTTCGGCGTGATCTTGTTTCTTGCAGGTTCGGCAACTTCCGGGCTGGCCTGGAATATGACGGCATTGATCTTATTTCGTGGCGTGCAGGGATTAGGAGCAGGTTCGATCATGGCTACGGTCAACACGCTGGCGGCCGATTTATATGATATCCGCGAGCGGGCACACATCCAGGGCTGGCTTTCCAGCGTATGGGGCATGGCTGCTATTGTGGGTCCGGCTATCGGGGGCGCACTTGTGCAATATGCTTCCTGGCGATGGATTTTCTTTCTGAATGTACCGATCGGCCTGCTGGCTAGCGCCCTGCTGGCAGCATTTCTGCATGAACGAATCACCATTCACCAGCATCATATCGACCTGGCTGGCGCCATGCTTATCTTTCTGGCGGCTTCCCTGCTCATCCTTGCCCTGTTGGAAAACGGCTCGTCCTGGTCGTGGTGGTCCCTGCCCGGACTTGGATTGCCGGCGCTGGGCCTCCTGCTGATGGGGATTTTTATCCGAATAGAAAAACGGGCTCCAGAGCCGATCATCCCGCTCTGGATATGGAAAAACCGTATCATGGCCGGTGCGAACCTCAGCATGATCGGCATGGGTGCCGTGATGATGGGCCCCAGCATGTATCTGCCCCTGTTTGTACAGGCGGCACAGGGCGGCAGCGCCATGCTGGCCGGATTTATTCTGGCCAGCTCCAGCATCGGATGGCCCATTGCCTCGGCGTACTCGGGTAGGCTCTACCTGCGTATGGGTTTTCGGAATGCGGCGTTGATAGGAGCTGTGCTCATCGGGCTGAGTGCACTGACTTTTGTGTGGATCTCTTTCCCTTTGCCGGTATGGATGCTTTTCGCCGATCAAATCCTGCTGGGCGCCGGCTTTGGATTCCTTTCCACTCCGCTGCTGGTGGGTGTGCAATCGATGGTCGGCTGGCAACAACGGGGTGTGGTAACGGGCAGTAATATCTTCGCCCGTTATCTGGGTCAAAGCCTGGGAGCGGCCATGATGGGCAGCCTCTTTAACCTGAGCCTGCATCATCATCTGCAACAGGCACCGGCTTCCATCGGCGACCGACTGTCTTCTTCATTGAACACCCTCATCCAGCAAGCCCTGCAAAACAAGCTTCCTGAACAGGCTCAGCACTACCTCAGCCAGAGCATTCACCAGGCCACGACAGCTATTTATACCGTGATGGCGCTGGGCGGATGGCTCATAGCGGCCATCCTCTTACGCACGCCGGCCCGGTTTCCTATCATCACAGAAACAACATCCGAGCAGGTATCTACCTCCTGA
- the leuB gene encoding 3-isopropylmalate dehydrogenase — protein MAKQEKVRKRILVIGGDGIGPEVTRWGRRVLEAVAEKYGHEFIFEEGLMGHAAIEATGDPLPEDTLSKARQSDAILFGAIGHPKYDQDPGLKVRPEQGLLRIRKELGLYANLRPIKLFDELLAASSIKPEVLQGADILFFRELTGDVYFGEKKKAEDGSWASDLMIYHAYEVERIARRAFEAARQRRKTLCSVDKANVLESSRLWRATVQRIAADYPDVTCTHMFVDNAAMQLIRDPRQFDVILTANLFGDILTDEASQIAGSMGMLASASIGDGTGLYEPIHGSAPDIAGKGIANPLASILSVALMLQIGFQMQEEAEAVVRAVDQTLKAGYRTVDIADKHTPNHMMVGTDGMGQQIIRFLS, from the coding sequence ATGGCAAAACAGGAAAAGGTTCGCAAGCGTATTCTGGTGATTGGGGGCGACGGAATCGGTCCGGAAGTCACCCGATGGGGAAGACGTGTGTTAGAGGCCGTGGCAGAGAAATATGGACATGAATTCATTTTTGAAGAAGGTTTAATGGGGCATGCGGCTATTGAAGCCACGGGTGATCCGCTGCCCGAAGACACGCTCTCGAAAGCCCGGCAAAGCGATGCCATTTTGTTTGGGGCTATCGGGCATCCGAAATATGACCAGGATCCCGGTTTGAAAGTCAGGCCCGAGCAGGGATTGTTGCGTATTCGCAAGGAACTGGGCTTATATGCTAATCTTCGGCCCATCAAGCTTTTCGATGAGCTGCTGGCGGCGTCGAGCATCAAACCCGAGGTATTGCAGGGCGCCGATATCCTGTTTTTCCGGGAACTCACGGGCGATGTGTATTTCGGGGAAAAGAAAAAAGCCGAAGATGGCAGCTGGGCTTCCGATCTCATGATTTATCATGCCTACGAAGTGGAGCGTATTGCCCGCAGGGCATTTGAAGCCGCCCGCCAGCGCAGGAAAACATTGTGTTCGGTGGATAAAGCCAATGTGTTGGAATCTTCCCGTTTGTGGCGGGCCACGGTACAGCGCATCGCGGCCGACTATCCCGATGTGACATGCACCCACATGTTTGTCGATAATGCCGCCATGCAACTCATCCGCGATCCTCGCCAGTTCGACGTGATCCTGACGGCGAATTTGTTTGGCGATATCCTTACCGATGAGGCTTCGCAAATCGCAGGCTCCATGGGTATGCTGGCCTCGGCTTCTATCGGCGACGGCACGGGCTTGTATGAACCCATTCATGGCTCGGCGCCCGATATTGCGGGCAAAGGTATTGCCAATCCTCTGGCTTCCATTCTATCGGTGGCGTTGATGCTGCAAATTGGTTTTCAAATGCAGGAAGAAGCCGAGGCGGTCGTTCGCGCCGTCGATCAAACCTTAAAAGCCGGATACCGAACGGTGGATATTGCCGATAAACATACGCCCAACCACATGATGGTGGGCACCGACGGCATGGGACAGCAAATCATCCGCTTTCTGTCCTGA
- the sucC gene encoding ADP-forming succinate--CoA ligase subunit beta, giving the protein MNLHEYQAKELLKKFQVPVQEGIPVDTPEAAAEAYKHLKVKFGNEFAVVKAQIHAGGRGKGRIKGTEQRGVAVGKSAEEVKTIAGHMLGGILVTVQTGPAGKRVNKVLVAQDVYYPGPQPTKELYLSILPDRAKGQNVIIYSTEGGVDIEEVARKTPEKIYKEWVHPAGSLQPYQARKIAFHLGLTGEAFKNMVQFVTRLYDAYLALDCSLLEINPLFKTSDDKVLAVDCKMNLDDNALMRHPELEAMRDINEEDPTEVEASKYNLNFIKLDGNVGCMVNGAGLAMATMDMIKLSGGEPANFLDVGGTASAQTVEAGFRIILKDPKVKAILINIFGGIVRCDRVAQGIIDAYRSIGNIQVPIIVRLQGTNAEEAKKLIEESGLKVQSAIELSEAAELVSKAVAAA; this is encoded by the coding sequence ATGAATTTACATGAATATCAGGCCAAGGAATTGTTGAAAAAATTCCAGGTGCCTGTGCAGGAAGGTATTCCGGTAGATACGCCTGAAGCGGCTGCAGAAGCCTATAAGCATTTGAAGGTGAAATTCGGAAATGAATTTGCTGTGGTGAAAGCCCAAATCCATGCAGGCGGAAGAGGCAAAGGCAGAATTAAAGGTACCGAACAACGGGGTGTAGCCGTAGGGAAAAGTGCGGAAGAAGTGAAGACCATAGCAGGCCATATGCTGGGAGGCATCCTGGTGACGGTGCAAACAGGGCCCGCCGGTAAACGGGTGAATAAGGTGCTGGTTGCTCAGGATGTGTATTATCCCGGACCGCAGCCCACGAAAGAATTGTATCTCTCCATCTTACCCGATCGCGCTAAAGGACAGAACGTGATTATTTACTCCACCGAAGGTGGTGTGGATATTGAAGAAGTAGCCAGAAAAACACCGGAAAAAATTTACAAAGAATGGGTGCATCCGGCCGGCTCTCTCCAGCCCTATCAGGCTCGAAAAATTGCTTTTCATCTGGGACTTACCGGTGAGGCATTCAAAAACATGGTGCAATTTGTCACCCGTTTATACGACGCTTATCTGGCGCTCGACTGCAGCTTACTGGAAATCAACCCCCTGTTCAAAACCAGCGACGATAAAGTGCTGGCGGTTGATTGTAAAATGAACTTAGACGATAATGCTTTGATGCGTCATCCGGAACTGGAAGCCATGCGCGATATCAATGAAGAAGATCCTACCGAAGTAGAGGCTTCGAAGTATAATCTCAACTTCATTAAGTTAGATGGCAATGTGGGTTGCATGGTCAACGGCGCCGGACTGGCCATGGCCACCATGGATATGATTAAACTCAGCGGCGGCGAACCGGCTAATTTCCTCGACGTTGGCGGAACGGCCAGTGCGCAAACCGTAGAAGCCGGATTTCGTATCATCCTGAAAGACCCGAAGGTAAAAGCTATTCTCATCAATATCTTCGGCGGCATCGTGCGATGCGATCGGGTGGCACAGGGCATCATCGATGCCTATCGAAGCATAGGCAATATTCAGGTGCCGATTATTGTCAGATTGCAGGGCACCAATGCCGAAGAAGCGAAAAAATTAATCGAAGAATCGGGGTTGAAAGTGCAATCGGCCATTGAACTGAGCGAAGCGGCCGAGCTGGTAAGCAAAGCCGTGGCCGCCGCCTGA
- a CDS encoding class I SAM-dependent methyltransferase, with the protein MQARFYFQYLQHLLHAKSRYQIHSPWVYQLIEQALRGGVQDPAWEPIERLRHQLLRDHRLIEVDDPGAGSRIHATRRRSISQIARTAAKPVPLARMLFQLCRYVQPAMVIELGTSLGLTTAYLAAAVPDARVITVEGSKAIAAEACRNLQLLRLHNVDFRQALFADVLPEIRATLREPFLLFVDGDHRYASTRAYVEPFLSALDGDSCVVMDDIHWSREMTDVWNSLRNDSRVNLSIDVFFMGFLFHRTGRWQVEHYALRYPGILSWFRR; encoded by the coding sequence GTGCAAGCCCGTTTTTACTTTCAATATCTGCAGCACCTGTTGCATGCGAAATCCCGCTATCAAATTCATTCTCCCTGGGTTTATCAGCTTATCGAACAGGCCTTGCGTGGTGGCGTTCAGGATCCAGCATGGGAACCGATTGAGCGGCTCCGCCATCAATTGCTCCGGGATCACCGACTGATTGAAGTCGATGATCCGGGGGCGGGATCCAGGATACATGCCACCCGGCGGCGCAGCATCAGCCAGATAGCCCGTACAGCGGCTAAACCCGTTCCGCTGGCCCGCATGTTGTTTCAGCTCTGTCGTTATGTACAACCCGCCATGGTCATTGAATTGGGCACCTCGCTCGGATTGACAACGGCATATCTGGCCGCTGCCGTACCCGATGCCCGGGTGATTACAGTCGAGGGCTCGAAGGCTATAGCTGCTGAGGCATGCCGGAATCTGCAACTACTGCGGTTGCACAACGTGGATTTTCGGCAGGCCCTGTTTGCCGATGTGCTTCCCGAGATTCGTGCTACGTTGCGTGAGCCTTTCCTGCTATTTGTGGATGGCGATCATCGTTATGCCTCCACCAGGGCGTATGTAGAGCCCTTCCTGTCGGCATTAGACGGCGATTCCTGCGTGGTAATGGATGATATCCACTGGAGCCGCGAGATGACGGACGTCTGGAATAGCTTGCGAAACGACAGCCGGGTGAACCTGAGTATCGATGTGTTTTTCATGGGTTTTCTGTTTCATCGAACGGGGCGCTGGCAGGTAGAGCATTATGCTTTGCGTTACCCGGGTATTCTTTCCTGGTTCAGGAGGTAG
- a CDS encoding 2-isopropylmalate synthase has protein sequence MNEQNRVYVFDTTLRDGEQVPGCQLTTPEKIEIARELEALGVDIIEAGFPISSPGDFQSVVEISRAVKEPVICALTRANHKDIDAAAEALRFARRARIHTGIGASDIHIRYKFNSTREEILERAVDAVKYARRFVDDVEFYAEDAGRADVEYLARMIEAVIAAGATVVNIPDTNGYCLPEQYAARIRYLKEHVPNIDKAIISVHCHDDLGLATANSIAGLQAGARQVECTINGVGERAGNTSMEEVVMILKTHQQTLGLYTHIQTRKFYHISNMVSKMMRMPVQPNKAIVGRNAFAHSSGIHQDGVLKHRENYEIINPEDVGIPSNAIILTARSGRHALKHRLERLGYQIDRLNLDEVYQRFLELADKKKEVDDQDLLWLMGHDVDEHYQDNALHIELLQVMCGEPLQPMATVKLRVRGEEKSATATGNGPVDAAVKAIEHIIGEHVNIEELSIQAIHGGSEDVSKVNMTVSHKGKTCYGYGYSTDIVVASVRAYVDALNKIF, from the coding sequence ATGAACGAACAAAACCGGGTATATGTATTTGATACCACCCTGCGCGATGGCGAGCAGGTGCCGGGCTGCCAGCTCACCACACCCGAAAAAATTGAAATCGCCAGGGAATTGGAAGCCTTGGGCGTGGATATTATCGAAGCCGGATTTCCCATATCCAGTCCGGGTGATTTTCAAAGCGTGGTGGAGATTTCCAGAGCCGTAAAAGAACCCGTGATCTGCGCTTTGACCCGCGCCAACCACAAAGATATTGACGCTGCGGCCGAAGCCCTGCGTTTTGCCCGCCGGGCACGCATCCACACGGGCATCGGAGCTTCGGATATCCACATTCGGTATAAGTTCAACAGCACCCGCGAAGAAATCCTGGAGCGGGCCGTGGATGCCGTGAAGTATGCCCGGCGGTTTGTGGATGATGTGGAGTTTTATGCCGAGGATGCCGGAAGGGCCGATGTGGAATATCTGGCCCGCATGATAGAGGCGGTGATCGCGGCAGGGGCGACGGTGGTCAATATCCCCGACACCAACGGCTATTGTCTGCCCGAACAATATGCCGCCAGGATCCGCTACTTGAAAGAACATGTGCCGAATATCGACAAAGCCATCATCTCCGTACATTGTCATGACGACCTGGGACTGGCTACGGCCAACTCCATTGCCGGGCTTCAGGCGGGCGCCCGTCAGGTGGAATGTACCATCAATGGCGTGGGTGAGCGTGCCGGCAACACCTCCATGGAAGAAGTGGTGATGATCCTCAAAACGCATCAACAAACCCTCGGACTCTATACCCATATCCAGACCAGAAAGTTTTACCACATCAGCAACATGGTGTCGAAGATGATGCGCATGCCCGTGCAGCCCAATAAGGCCATCGTGGGACGGAACGCCTTTGCGCACAGCTCGGGTATCCATCAGGATGGCGTGCTGAAGCATCGGGAGAATTATGAAATCATCAATCCCGAAGATGTGGGTATCCCCTCGAATGCCATCATCCTCACCGCACGCAGTGGCCGCCATGCGTTGAAGCATCGGCTGGAGCGCCTGGGCTATCAGATCGATCGGTTGAATTTAGACGAAGTATATCAACGTTTTCTGGAACTGGCCGATAAGAAAAAAGAAGTGGATGATCAGGATCTGCTATGGTTGATGGGTCACGATGTGGATGAGCATTATCAGGACAATGCCTTGCATATCGAATTATTGCAGGTGATGTGTGGTGAACCCCTGCAGCCCATGGCAACGGTAAAACTGCGGGTACGCGGCGAAGAAAAATCGGCCACGGCTACCGGTAACGGCCCCGTGGATGCAGCCGTAAAAGCCATCGAACACATCATCGGTGAACATGTGAATATCGAAGAGCTCAGCATACAGGCTATTCATGGCGGAAGTGAGGATGTCAGCAAGGTGAACATGACGGTAAGCCACAAGGGCAAAACCTGTTATGGCTATGGATATTCCACCGATATCGTGGTGGCTTCTGTGCGGGCTTATGTGGATGCACTGAACAAGATCTTCTGA